One genomic region from Cellulomonas fengjieae encodes:
- a CDS encoding TatD family hydrolase, whose amino-acid sequence MARTREKGWPPPPEPLPVAVVDNHTHLDTVVTWRADGWEPDLDAHLERAASVGVPRMVQVGCDLDAITWTDEAVRTHEQLLGAVAIHPNEAVRHAGVLETAPDGLEPEPTHEVSLPDAIARVEAAARGNSRIRAIGETGLDHFRAGPRGRAVQREAFRAHIALAKELGLALQIHDRDAHDEVVEVLLADGAPDRTVFHCFSGDAELARLAVSHGWYLSFAGPVSFGANDALREALREVPPSLLLVETDAPYLTVHPFRGRPNAPYLLPGTVRTVADVTGRPLADVCAALASTSEAVYGSW is encoded by the coding sequence GTGGCGCGCACCAGGGAGAAGGGCTGGCCCCCGCCACCCGAACCGCTGCCGGTCGCGGTCGTCGACAACCACACGCACCTGGACACCGTGGTGACGTGGCGGGCCGACGGCTGGGAGCCGGACCTGGACGCGCACCTCGAGCGGGCCGCGTCGGTCGGCGTGCCGCGCATGGTGCAGGTCGGCTGCGACCTCGACGCCATCACGTGGACCGACGAGGCGGTGCGCACCCACGAGCAGCTGCTCGGTGCCGTGGCCATCCACCCCAACGAGGCCGTCCGGCACGCCGGCGTGCTCGAGACCGCACCGGACGGTCTGGAGCCTGAGCCGACCCACGAGGTGTCGCTGCCCGACGCGATCGCCCGCGTGGAGGCGGCGGCGCGAGGCAACTCCCGCATCCGAGCCATCGGCGAGACCGGCCTGGACCACTTCCGCGCCGGACCGCGGGGCCGGGCGGTCCAGCGCGAGGCGTTCCGCGCTCACATCGCGCTCGCCAAGGAGCTCGGGCTCGCGCTGCAGATCCACGACCGTGACGCCCACGACGAGGTCGTCGAGGTGCTGCTGGCCGACGGTGCGCCGGACCGCACGGTCTTCCACTGCTTCTCCGGTGACGCGGAGCTGGCACGGCTGGCCGTCTCCCACGGCTGGTACCTCTCGTTCGCCGGGCCCGTCTCGTTCGGCGCCAACGACGCCCTGCGCGAGGCGCTGCGCGAGGTGCCGCCGAGCCTGCTGCTCGTCGAGACGGACGCCCCGTACCTGACGGTCCACCCGTTCCGGGGCCGCCCCAACGCCCCCTACCTCCTGCCCGGGACGGTCCGGACGGTGGCTGACGTGACCGGTCGGCCGCTGGCGGACGTGTGCGCGGCGCTGGCCTCGACGTCGGAGGCCGTCTACGGGTCCTGGTGA